Sequence from the Neomonachus schauinslandi chromosome 9, ASM220157v2, whole genome shotgun sequence genome:
ATTTTCCCTGACTGTTGTAAAGCCCAGAGGCTGTAAGTCTAGAAACAGTCTTGCcctcagagaggaaaaacaagttTGGGAGGTAGAAATGGATGTCTTCCCTCAGAGCTAGGTGTGCCCAGACCTGGGTGGGGACTCCCTGGCCTGCCTTTTCCCCGCAGTCAGACAGGGCAGGCCCCAGCTGGCCCCTTCCTCAGAGGAGCCCCTGGCATGCTTCCTCTGAGCCGCGTCCTGTCACTGAACTGCCTGAGAGTGGCCTGGGGCTGACAGAGGGGCTCAGACCCCTGGCTCTCAGGCCAGGCCCGGGCAGAGTTAGCAagccccagccccccaacccATGGATTTCCACCCCAGAGGCTGCAACGTGGCTAGCTCTTCAGGGCTCTGAGCTCTGAACTCAGCCCAGGCCTGAGGGGAGACCCCCACACTGCAGTCAGCACATCCTAGGCCCGGCCCATAGCATGCGGATAGCATCACTAGTCTCTGCTCCAGACTGGCCGGCACCATCTCTGTCTCCCCACTGCTGGGGCTCAGGCAGGGGTGGTGGCGCTGCCAGGAGCAGAGACCCCTCCCAACGGGTCCTGGGCGGCTGTAACTCTGCCTTAATTGAAATGTGCAGCAGGAAGACCCCTCCCTGGACGTCCACCACCTCCCTGCTCTGAGCGAGGGGCAGCGGATCGAGCCGCAGCAATCTCCGGGGACAAAGCAAAGCAGTGACCCAGGGACGGCTCCCAGTCGATGGGAGTGgcttctttccccaccccccctccatgCTCCTCACCCTGGAAAACACTGGAATCCAGGTTGGGGTCACATTGACCCCAGTGCCTGTCCAGTGCCTTGGCGCTTACCAAGCGCCTTTCCATTTCCTATCTTGTCGAAGCCCCACAGCAGCCGGTGAGGTAGGTGAAGACtatcagccccattttatagacgaggtagatgggctcagagaggcaaatggacttgctcaaggtcacacagctgctagATAGCAAAGCCAGGTACAGCCTGGAAACCACACACTCATGGGAGGCAGGGTGACACAGGCTCTGTGACTTCGGGCCAGTTACGTGACATCTCCGAACCTCAgtcttttcatctgaaaaatggggatagtaaGAGTTCCTATCTTATCaggttattgtgaagatcaaatgagataatgctctAAAACATACTCCGTACAGCAGAGGCATAGAGAGCTGCCCAATCACTGTGAGCAATGATTATTATCTCAAGGATATCCAGATGCTGTCCCTGTGGATGCCACACCCCAGATGAAGCCCTGTTACCTGTAGGCTCCCATCTTGTCTCTGTTGGTGGCATTCGAGACCTGTTAAAGTGGGCTCAGGGTCCTTGTGTGAAGAAGCAGGGGCAGCGTAAGGCCGTAGGATTCCTCTCTGGGTCTGCCTGCCAGGAGAAGGAGTTCGGGAGCCTGCCTTTAGCCCTGGTTCACAGCCCCCCAGTGGCTTCTGCCTGCTTTCTCCCATGGGCCTCAGGTCTGCACCGGGCCAAGTCAGGCGTTGGCTGAGGCTCTGCCCTGAGTCTTCCATCCTTAGGGGACAAAGCTGaggatgggggctgggaggattgGGGGTGTACGAGTCTCTCCAAACAAGCCGCTGCCCAACCTAGCCTGCCTGGTCCTCCAGGGTCTGGGGAAGCCCATCTCCCCAGCATGGAGGCCTGCCCCATGGCAGCAGCTTGCTCCTTCTCTGTGTCCTGGGTAACCCTGAGatggaagtgggggtggggtggggttgtgTATCTCCAGGTAAGTTTGCCTTTGGGAAGGAGAGGCAAAAGTCTGCCTTGGAGTAGAAAGCATGGGGGGGGTGGATATAAATGATCCTGGGCCCAGCTGGGGTGACACCACCCCTAGGCCCTCAGTCCCGCAGTCAGACCAATGGTTAGCCTTGGCCTTGGGCACCGCTCCTGGGGAGCCTGCCACCTGCTGATAAACCCCCTTCAGGACAGGGCCCAGGCCAGCAGCCAGACTCCACCACTAGGCTCAGGGCCCTGCAAGAGGAATCCCAGGTTAGGCCTCTCCCACCGAATTTACATACTTTTGGACACCCCTTTCAGGAGCCCTGCAATGACAAGGAAGGGAGGGCGGTTCTGGCCATACCTCCTGGGACCTAGATGGTAAGGAGGCATCTCTGTGTCTAAGATGAGCTCCGTGAAAGCTCTGGGGCCTTTGGGGCTAGATCCTtcgcattttaaaattttattatgactgcgtttgtttaaatatatatatatatatatatttatagctcTATATGCCCACCGCCCCCCAGACCCCTCCCTGGCCCCTAGTTTTTCCCCTTGGCTTTCTGTTTGGCAGCCGTGTAGGGCAGCAACGTCTGAGTGCTCTTGTCTGACACCGTTTGGGTGCTACTGTTCCTTGTGACCCTTCGGGTCTGCTCAGGGGCCAAGGTGGGGCCTGAGCGGCGGCTGGTCAACGGAGAGCGCCTTGGcttgtggggagtgggggagggcttGAGGAGGCCCACATGGGCCTCTGGACGGGGTGGCTCTGGGGACAGGCCCACCTCCTCCTCGGCCACCTCCTCCTCGCCGTCCCCTTCCTCATCGTCACAGCAGAGAGCGTGGTAGAGCACTTTGTCGCTGAACCGCACCCTCTCACGCGTGCCTGGGGTCCGCTGGGGCAGCTGGCCCTTCGCAGGGCCAGCACCGAAGGCCTCCTCACTGGAGGAGTCCGGGGTCTCCACCCGTGGCCCATTGGGGATGGGCGCGCCGCCATTCATGAGCCGGTAGTCAGGGCCAGCCCCTGGCCGGGTCAACTCGGGGCCGTCCACGGAGTCCGAGGGGGTGGACGCATCCAGGAAGGAGCAGAACTCCCAGCTGTCCGAAAGGATGTCAGCTGTCATGAagtccaggtgccccaggtcgaAGGGGCCGCCCACGCCCGCCTTGTCGCTGCTGGAGGTGCTGCTCACAGTGGCCGTGGTCCAGTCGTCCGGCTCCAGTTCAAAGTCGAAGTCTGAGGTTAGCTTATCGATCTGGCTCACCACCTggccagggaaggagagaggagtgaGGGGGTCTAGCATCACGTGGGGGTGAGCGTGCCCCTGTCCCACCCTGCTAGATGCCTGGCTCATGACCCCAGAGGATGGTCACAGGTTTGCCTGCCAGGTGAGGGCCCATGTTGGACCAGGGTGAGCAGGTTTGGGCCAGTTCCCCATTTCCTACTCCTCAGCCCCTCCTTCCAGCCCTGCACCCCAtccacccccacacccctctcccccaaagCCGGCTGCTGCTCTGGGCGCAGCCTTGGTGCTCAGAGCTCCATTTTCCTTGGATCGAGAGGCCGCCGTTTGCAGAGGGCTGGCACTCCAGCAAGACCACTCAGTGGAGAGATGAGCAGAACACGCACCTTTGGAGAGGAAATGATACAGGGTGACCATGAGGAAGACTCTGCCCAGGTTTTCCAAAGCATCCTGGACCAGCCTGTGCCACTGGTCAGGGGCCGTCCCTGTGGGTCTCCACCACCGCACCCCCACAAACCCTggagccccctccctccttcccttccctgccccctgaTGAGTGGAGATCAACCCTGGCTCGTTGGGGAAGGAATAAGACGAGCATATTTGGTAAGCAATAGGAAACCCCCCCATCCCAGGCCCAGAGCCTCTCGTTACATGCACTCAGGGGGCAGCTCAGCTGCTGAGGTCAGTGCACCCCGCCCACCCCACATGAAGGGACACCCTGTCTCCATACAGGTGGGATGAAGACTGTGAGGGGAAAGGGAGACCCCATCAGAGATGTTGGGAGAGGACCGAgtaagagaaggagaaatgattctgaccaaaaccaaaaacagccAAACAACAATAGCCAAGCAGAGGGACCAAGAGACCTAGGGACAGGACCTACGCAGTGAGTCACCAAGCCCAGGATCCAGCTCCAGGCACCTCTTCGGTGCCTTTTCCCGGGGTCAGAGCAGTCAGTGAATGAATTAGCTAAGGAAGTTCCTAGTCTAACGAACTTTTATGAGGATGACTGCTGTCCAGGGATGTGCTAGGTGTTCGGTGAGGGgtggcggcgggggggtggggtgggtggggagtgcCCCAAAGTGCAAGACGAAAGCAAGGCCAAAAACCACGGGCCAGGAGGAAGTTTCCTTGGTCAGGAGTTGGGAGGGTCTGCCAGTGACCTGGTCAGTCATTTtccctctgaggctcagtttttcAATCTGCAAATGGGGACCTTGGGCGAATGGTTTATTTCTAAGGTTCTTTCCATCTCTGAGATTCTAGGACTCTGTGTTTATAGGGATGACTTGAGAAGCTGTTTTGGGGTGTCCATGCCTAGGGACGCCCATTCCCCACGGCTCCAGGCCCCAGGGGTGGTGGGGACACTTGGCTGAAGCCTGCAGAACTGGGAGAGTCAGGACACTTGGGTTCCAGATTCAGCTTAGACATTGTCCTGTGTGTCTTTAGGTAAGTCACACAACCTCTCTAGACCTCAACTATTTGAGCATGATGACCCCGGCTCTgtcatcctcaccagcacttcaTGGAGAACAATGAGGAGGGCAGTGAAAAGTCTCCGTGGGGCACTGGTGAGAAAAGTGACATCAACTCCCATCTCTGAGCACCTACCAAGTGTCAGGCTTTCCACCCATGAGATCATCTCCTGAGCTTCTAGAAGATACACCAGAGGTACCAGTAACTGCGGGGAGCTGAGGTTCCCACCCCCTCCCGCTGCTCCCCTGCAAGACTGCACACCACCATGAGGTGCTGCTGGGATTTCTGGGCTTGGGCAGACAATGGGGACAGGGCCCCACTCTCCAATCTGCCCTCCCCGTCTTACGTCCCCCACCCCCGAGTGACTCCCCCTCCCTCAGAGAAGCTCACATTCCCTAGAAGTCCTTGGTTCAACCCAAGCCCCACTTGAGGGGTGGGAGCTCCAGCCCAGAGCAGGGGGCTCTCACTCGGGAGTCTGCACCAGCCCactccccagagtttctgattcagtaggtcctggtgggggggaggggtagggggctTGAGAAGGCGTATATAAAAACGTGTTTCCAGGTGCTGATCCAGGggcatactttgagaaccactggcctggggcctgggattTAAGCTGGTGAAGACACAGAACCTCAGGGCATTGTCAGCCTGAGGGGAGGCCCTGCGTCTCTGGGGCAGTCACACCCTCAAATGAGACTCCCCTGATCAAGCTGAGCCTGAGTCCGTTGCTGCAGAAGTGTGGGGACACAGCTAACAGGAATCTGGTTGAGTGGTGGGCTGTGACCACACAGGGTTGGCTGAGGCTAGGCCGGGCCCAGAAGCGGAGCTCCTAATGCCCTCTGAGGAAGACCCGGGGTGCACAGGGCAGGATCCCTAAAGCTGTCAGGCCTGGACACACTCCTTCCCACCCAAGAAGTTCCTGCTGGCCACCTGCTCAGGCAGCCTTCCCATAAAAGCACTTCCTCTTCTCCATTAGAGTGCCCTCCTCCGGTTTCATCCTGACGGTGTGGAGGGACAGGACAGAGGGAGGCTAGGGGTCAAATCCCAAGTAGGCCACATCTCAGCTAAGGAACTCGAGGCAGGTGATTTTCCTCTCCAAGTCTCGGTGTC
This genomic interval carries:
- the INSYN1 gene encoding inhibitory synaptic factor 1 isoform X1 is translated as MNIRGAPDLGQPSDDPSSGGQRERIRQRMKMVIGQLEGILQELKEVAKELREVVSQIDKLTSDFDFELEPDDWTTATVSSTSSSDKAGVGGPFDLGHLDFMTADILSDSWEFCSFLDASTPSDSVDGPELTRPGAGPDYRLMNGGAPIPNGPRVETPDSSSEEAFGAGPAKGQLPQRTPGTRERVRFSDKVLYHALCCDDEEGDGEEEVAEEEVGLSPEPPRPEAHVGLLKPSPTPHKPRRSPLTSRRSGPTLAPEQTRRVTRNSSTQTVSDKSTQTLLPYTAAKQKAKGKN
- the INSYN1 gene encoding inhibitory synaptic factor 1 isoform X2, which produces MTADILSDSWEFCSFLDASTPSDSVDGPELTRPGAGPDYRLMNGGAPIPNGPRVETPDSSSEEAFGAGPAKGQLPQRTPGTRERVRFSDKVLYHALCCDDEEGDGEEEVAEEEVGLSPEPPRPEAHVGLLKPSPTPHKPRRSPLTSRRSGPTLAPEQTRRVTRNSSTQTVSDKSTQTLLPYTAAKQKAKGKN